The Paenibacillus sp. BIC5C1 DNA segment CTGTTCATTCGGCAAATACCGGAACATTGAAGTGGAAGATGATGTAACGGCATATGTCGAGTATGAAAATGGAGCAACAGGTGTATTCGTGACTACGACGGGAGAAGCACCAGGTACCAACCGATTCGAGGTCAACGGGGATCGTGGAAAAATTGTCATTGAAGATGGTCAGTTGACCTTCTGGCGTCTTCGTGAACCCGAGCCTGAATTCAATCAGAGATTTACCGGAGGATTTGGACAGCCGGAATGCTGGAAATGCGAGGTGCCGATTACCGGTGTGGAAACCGGACATCCTGGGCTGATTCGTAATTGGATCGATGCCATCCTGAAAGGGACTCCGCTCATTGCTCCGGGAGAAGAGGGGATCCATGGTTTAACATTGTCCAATGCCATGCTTTTGTCAACCTGGACGGATAACTGGGTGGATCTGCCGATCGATGAAGATTTGTTCTATGAACATTTGCAGCAGCGGATTGCCAGTTCAAATACAAAGAAAGACAAGGCAGGGAGCGGCAGTCAGCCTGCCGATCTGTCACAGACGTTTAAGTAAGGTAATTGTGTAGCTGGTTTATTCACGAATCCCAGACGGAAGGACGGAGAAGACATGGCAAAAGACGGAATGTTCTATGCTCCAAAGAGTCTGAAAAAAGAGGTCGTATGTGGTCCAGGTGAGTTTACCATTGCTGCTGTAGCGTTGGACCATGGACATATCTACGGCATGGTTGGCGGGCTGGTGGAAGCTGGGGCAACGCTCAAATGGGTATATGATCCTGATCCGGCCAAGGTCGAGGCTTTTCGAAAACAGTTCCCGCAGGCACAGGTCGCCGCATCTGAAGCGGATGTACTTGCTGACGATGAAGTGCAGCTCGTAGCTGGAGCAGCCATTACATCGGAACGTGCGCCACTCGGCATGAGAGTTATGGCCGCAGGCAAAGATTATTTTACGGACAAAGCCCCCTTTACCACACTGGACCAACTGTCCCTTGCGCGTGAAGAGGTTAAACGCACTGGGAAGAAGTATATGGTCTATTATAGTGAGCGTCTGCACGTGGAAAGTGCGATCTATGCCGGACAACTGATCGAACAGGGAGCCATTGGCAAGGTTGTACAGGTTATGGGGACGGGGCCGCATCGATTAAACGCGGGAGGTCGGCCTGAATGGTTCTTCCAGCATGAAAAGTATGGCGGCATCCTCTGTGATATTGGAAGTCATCAGATCGAGCAGTTTCTGACTTTTGCTTCATGTACGGATGCAGAAGTGGCGTTCAGTCGGGTGAACAATTTCAATCATCCACAATTCCCGGAACTGGAGGACTTTGGCGAAGCATCACTGATCGGTAACAACGGTGCTTCCGGTTACTTCCGCGTAGACTGGTTTACACCGGATGGCCTGGGTACATGGGGCGATGGGCGAACGGTTATTTTGGGAACGGACGGATACATTGAACTGCGTAAGTATATCGATGTGGCGAGAGAGCCTGAAGGCGATCAGGTATACCTGGTTAACCATGAAGGGGAATATCGATATAGCGTCAAAGGACAGGTCGGTTATCCGTTCTTCGGTGAACTAATCCGAGACTGTCTGGATCGAACAGAAATCGCGATGACACAGGAGCATGCGTTCAAAGCGGCAGAACTTTGCTTGATTGCACAGCATAAGGCAATGAGTGAGAGAGTGGTATGGAGTAGTGGTGCGAAGTAAATGGTTTCATTTGGAAAAGTAATAGATTATGTAATGGGAGAGCAGCTGGTGAAGGCTGCTCTTTTGTTTGTTGTAGTACCTTCGCAAATGGAACAATATGGTTTATTATGTATGTAGTTCAGAAATCGAGTTGAATGTGTGGTATTTACGAAGTACATAAATTTAGATGTTATGTGCAATTGCCTTGCCAAACCAAAGAGAGGGATGATGATAATGGATTTTAAACCTTCGAATTACTTGCTAGACAACTTTATTTCTGCTGATTTGTCTAGCTTAACTGAAAATAACACTATTTTATTTGATAAAGAAAGACATTGGGTCGGCGTATTTATATTAAACTCTACCCTTAAATATAAATATGAAGAAAAACAAAGAATATACTTAATGAATATTTTAAGAAGAATAGAATCTACATTTTATCAATATAACGCTGGAAGTGCTTTATTAGATGACTTTTTAAATCACGATAAGGAAAGTATATCTAAATATTTATCAGCGGTTGTTTGCATTGAGACTTCAATTTCTCATTTGTATCAAGC contains these protein-coding regions:
- a CDS encoding Gfo/Idh/MocA family oxidoreductase codes for the protein MAKDGMFYAPKSLKKEVVCGPGEFTIAAVALDHGHIYGMVGGLVEAGATLKWVYDPDPAKVEAFRKQFPQAQVAASEADVLADDEVQLVAGAAITSERAPLGMRVMAAGKDYFTDKAPFTTLDQLSLAREEVKRTGKKYMVYYSERLHVESAIYAGQLIEQGAIGKVVQVMGTGPHRLNAGGRPEWFFQHEKYGGILCDIGSHQIEQFLTFASCTDAEVAFSRVNNFNHPQFPELEDFGEASLIGNNGASGYFRVDWFTPDGLGTWGDGRTVILGTDGYIELRKYIDVAREPEGDQVYLVNHEGEYRYSVKGQVGYPFFGELIRDCLDRTEIAMTQEHAFKAAELCLIAQHKAMSERVVWSSGAK